In Cygnus atratus isolate AKBS03 ecotype Queensland, Australia chromosome 5, CAtr_DNAZoo_HiC_assembly, whole genome shotgun sequence, a single window of DNA contains:
- the ATP5MJ gene encoding ATP synthase subunit ATP5MJ, mitochondrial encodes MVQAMIPKSWRAMRFYFSTIYQEVWVGIALTAYTYYKISYGGKKAVADKSSDHH; translated from the exons ATGGTGCAAGCCATGATTCCAAAGTCATGGAGAGCCATGAGGTTCTACTTCTCTACAATTTATCAAGAAGTATGGGTCGGTATAGCATTAACAGCTTATACCTATTACAAAATTTCATATGGTG gCAAAAAAGCAGTGGCAGATA AGTCTTCTGACCATCATTAA